A single region of the Sphingobium sp. TKS genome encodes:
- a CDS encoding NADPH-dependent assimilatory sulfite reductase hemoprotein subunit: MTTIDRSRDLSQPLDRLSADERMKDRSDYLRGTIAKGLLDRITGAVPSVDDVKLMKFHGIYQQDDRDVRDERRRQKLEPAFQFMIRVRLPGGVSTPAQWLKLDELARAHGGETLRITTRQTFQFHWVLKDSLRPIIQGLHETLLDTVAACGDDSRGVMCTVDPQSSRFHAEVAAMAKRVSDHVIPKTRAYHEIWYGDARVASSVPEEPFYGRTYMPRKFKIGFALPPSNDIDVYAQDLGFIAIGGPEGLAGFNVAIGGGMGRTDQAPETYPRLASVIGFVAADKIIACADAVMAVQRDYGDRNDRQHARFKYTIDDKGLDWVKAEVENRMGAALEAARPFAFTSNGDSYGWNTTADGRHHRTLYIQSGRLDLKLLDALRDVARIHRGSFRMTPNQNVIIGGVETGDRAAIEAVLAEHGLEVDHVSILRRNAIACVALPTCGLAMAESERYLPTLIDRIEAILAENGLSDEPITVRMSGCPNGCSRPYNAEIGLTGRAPGKYNLYLGGGFHGQRLNRMVRENVGEPVILEVLADALGRYAQEREPDEHFGDFAVRAGIVREVTEGRFFND; the protein is encoded by the coding sequence ATGACGACGATCGACCGCAGTCGGGATCTCTCGCAGCCACTCGACCGGCTCAGCGCCGACGAGCGCATGAAGGACAGGAGCGACTATCTGCGCGGCACCATCGCGAAGGGGCTGCTCGACCGGATCACCGGCGCGGTGCCGTCGGTCGACGACGTGAAGCTGATGAAGTTCCACGGCATCTATCAGCAGGACGATCGCGACGTGCGAGACGAGCGCCGTCGCCAGAAGCTCGAGCCGGCCTTTCAGTTCATGATCCGGGTTCGCCTGCCGGGCGGCGTCTCCACGCCGGCGCAATGGCTGAAGCTCGACGAGCTCGCCCGCGCGCATGGCGGCGAAACCCTGCGCATCACGACGCGCCAGACCTTCCAGTTCCACTGGGTCCTGAAAGACAGCCTGCGTCCGATCATCCAGGGCCTGCACGAGACGCTGCTCGACACGGTCGCGGCCTGCGGCGATGACAGCCGGGGCGTGATGTGCACGGTCGATCCGCAAAGCTCGCGCTTCCATGCCGAGGTCGCGGCGATGGCGAAGCGGGTCAGCGATCACGTCATCCCCAAAACGCGCGCCTATCACGAGATCTGGTATGGCGACGCGCGGGTCGCCTCGTCAGTGCCGGAGGAACCCTTTTACGGACGCACCTACATGCCGCGGAAGTTCAAGATCGGCTTCGCGCTGCCGCCGTCCAACGACATCGACGTCTACGCGCAGGATCTTGGCTTCATCGCCATCGGCGGGCCGGAAGGGCTGGCAGGGTTCAACGTCGCCATCGGCGGCGGCATGGGCCGCACCGACCAGGCGCCGGAGACCTATCCGCGCCTCGCCAGCGTGATCGGCTTCGTGGCCGCCGACAAGATCATCGCCTGCGCAGATGCGGTGATGGCGGTGCAGCGCGACTACGGCGACCGCAACGACCGCCAGCATGCCCGCTTCAAATATACGATCGACGACAAGGGACTCGACTGGGTCAAGGCGGAGGTCGAAAACCGCATGGGCGCCGCGCTCGAGGCCGCGCGCCCCTTCGCTTTCACCTCGAACGGCGACAGCTATGGCTGGAACACGACGGCCGACGGGCGTCACCATCGCACGCTCTATATCCAGAGCGGGCGGCTGGATCTGAAGCTGCTCGACGCGCTGCGCGATGTGGCGCGCATCCATCGCGGCAGCTTCCGCATGACGCCGAACCAGAACGTCATCATTGGCGGGGTGGAAACCGGCGATCGTGCCGCGATCGAGGCGGTGCTGGCGGAACATGGGCTGGAAGTCGACCACGTCTCGATCCTGCGGCGCAATGCGATCGCCTGCGTCGCCTTGCCGACCTGCGGCCTCGCCATGGCCGAAAGCGAGCGCTACCTGCCGACGCTGATCGACAGGATCGAAGCAATCCTCGCAGAAAATGGTCTCTCGGACGAACCGATCACGGTCCGGATGAGCGGCTGTCCCAATGGCTGCTCGCGTCCCTACAATGCCGAAATCGGGCTTACCGGACGCGCGCCGGGCAAATATAATCTCTATCTGGGCGGGGGCTTTCATGGGCAGCGGCTCAACCGCATGGTGCGCGAGAATGTCGGCGAGCCCGTGATCCTGGAGGTGCTGGCGGACGCGCTCGGCCGTTACGCCCAAGAGCGGGAACCGGATGAGCATTTCGGTGACTTCGCCGTGCGCGCCGGCATCGTCCGCGAGGTGACGGAAGGACGGTTCTTCAATGACTGA
- the metB gene encoding cystathionine gamma-synthase → MTDGHDDVPKPETIAASHGVASDTAFGAVAPPLYLSSTYEFAGFECPRPYDYGRSGNPTRDLLADALARLEGGAGAIVTSSGMAAIDLLISRLRPDELVIAPHDCYGGTMRLLKARAERGQIALRLVDQGDDAAFAAALEDVPSLVLIETPSNPLMRVVDIAALSAQAKAAGAEVAVDNTFLSPALQRPIALGADYALHSTTKYLNGHSDVIGGAVIAADPAQVEQLRHWANVVGSAGAPFDSWLTLRGLRTLFPRMAQQQINAMAVANYLERHSAVAHVYYPGLASDPGHAIASRQQRGFGAMLSFDLAGGVEAVRRFIAAVRTFTLAESLGGVESLVAHPATMTHLDMGADARAVAGIGDGLLRLSVGLEAGADLIAGLDAGLMACAA, encoded by the coding sequence ATGACTGACGGCCACGACGATGTCCCAAAGCCCGAGACGATCGCCGCGTCGCATGGCGTGGCGAGCGATACCGCCTTCGGTGCGGTGGCGCCGCCGCTTTACCTCTCGAGCACCTATGAGTTCGCGGGATTCGAGTGCCCGCGCCCCTATGATTACGGCCGATCGGGCAATCCGACCCGCGACCTGCTGGCCGATGCGCTCGCCAGACTTGAGGGCGGGGCAGGGGCGATCGTCACTTCGAGCGGCATGGCGGCGATCGATCTGCTGATCAGTCGCCTGCGCCCGGACGAGCTCGTGATCGCGCCGCACGATTGCTACGGCGGCACCATGCGCCTTCTCAAGGCGCGGGCCGAGCGCGGACAGATCGCGCTTCGACTGGTCGATCAGGGCGACGACGCGGCGTTCGCCGCCGCGCTCGAGGACGTGCCGTCGCTGGTGCTGATCGAGACGCCCAGCAATCCGCTGATGCGCGTCGTCGACATCGCGGCTTTGTCGGCCCAGGCGAAAGCTGCCGGCGCCGAGGTCGCGGTCGACAACACGTTTCTGTCGCCGGCGCTTCAGCGGCCGATAGCGCTCGGCGCCGATTATGCGCTCCATTCCACCACCAAATATCTGAACGGTCATTCCGATGTCATCGGCGGCGCGGTGATTGCCGCCGATCCGGCGCAGGTGGAGCAATTGCGGCACTGGGCCAATGTCGTCGGGAGCGCAGGCGCGCCATTTGATTCCTGGCTGACCCTGCGCGGCCTGCGCACGCTCTTTCCCCGCATGGCGCAGCAGCAGATCAATGCGATGGCGGTGGCCAACTATCTCGAACGCCATTCGGCGGTCGCCCACGTCTATTATCCGGGTCTCGCCTCCGACCCGGGACATGCCATCGCCTCAAGGCAGCAGCGGGGCTTCGGCGCTATGTTGAGCTTCGATCTCGCGGGAGGGGTGGAGGCCGTGCGCCGCTTCATCGCTGCCGTTCGCACCTTCACGCTCGCGGAATCGCTCGGTGGCGTCGAAAGCCTCGTCGCCCATCCCGCAACCATGACCCATCTGGACATGGGCGCGGATGCGCGCGCGGTGGCGGGGATTGGTGACGGGCTGCTCCGCCTGTCGGTAGGTCTGGAAGCCGGGGCGGACCTGATCGCGGGCCTGGATGCAGGGCTGATGGCGTGCGCCGCGTGA